A single window of Leptospiraceae bacterium DNA harbors:
- a CDS encoding cytosolic protein, protein MNTISIDEVKKYVEDHIGSFHSKRLKSLEKLKLKTILKRKNPYLYKAKNIHTFYDLVKSILDAHLSSQEEGLFGEFLESLAIHISSTVNNGYKSSTEGIDLEFFKEGIKYIVSIKSGPNWGNSSQIKKMIDQFRKAKKTLGTNTQKINIVAVNGCCYGRDNQPDKGEYLKLCGQSFWEFISGNPNLYKEIIEPLGFMAQKNNEDFLKAYSQMLNQLSEELSAEFSFEGNIDWNKILEHNSSMY, encoded by the coding sequence ATGAATACAATCTCAATTGACGAAGTAAAAAAATATGTAGAGGATCATATTGGAAGTTTTCATTCAAAACGATTAAAGAGTCTGGAAAAATTAAAATTAAAAACGATTTTAAAAAGGAAGAATCCATATCTTTATAAAGCAAAAAATATTCATACCTTTTATGATTTAGTGAAAAGTATTTTGGATGCTCATTTATCTTCGCAAGAAGAAGGATTATTTGGAGAATTTCTGGAAAGTCTTGCAATTCATATTTCATCAACAGTAAACAATGGATATAAATCATCTACAGAGGGAATTGATCTTGAATTTTTTAAAGAAGGAATTAAATATATAGTTTCAATTAAATCTGGCCCCAATTGGGGGAATAGTAGTCAGATAAAAAAAATGATAGACCAATTTAGAAAGGCAAAAAAAACATTAGGGACAAATACTCAAAAAATAAACATAGTAGCGGTTAATGGATGTTGCTACGGCAGAGACAACCAGCCTGATAAAGGCGAATATTTAAAGTTATGCGGACAAAGTTTTTGGGAGTTTATTTCTGGAAATCCTAATTTATATAAAGAAATTATCGAACCTCTAGGATTTATGGCTCAAAAGAATAATGAAGATTTTTTAAAAGCATATTCTCAAATGCTAAATCAACTTAGTGAAGAGTTATCGGCCGAATTTTCATTTGAAGGCAATATCGATTGGAATAAAATATTAGAGCATAACTCTTCTATGTATTGA
- a CDS encoding response regulator: MKTKPEKIILLVEDNPDDVLLTVEALKDNNILNEIVVASDGVEALDYLFGRGKYKDRDLSVNPQLILLDLKLPKVDGLEVLKEVKTSESTKMIPVVILTSSKEEQDLIRSYSLGVNSYIQKPVDFEQFSQSVKQLGLYWLVLNEFPNNK; this comes from the coding sequence ATGAAAACAAAACCGGAAAAGATAATTTTACTTGTAGAGGATAATCCTGATGATGTGCTACTAACAGTAGAAGCATTGAAGGATAATAATATTCTCAATGAAATAGTTGTTGCAAGTGATGGAGTAGAAGCTCTCGATTATTTATTTGGTCGAGGGAAATACAAGGATCGAGATTTATCCGTTAATCCCCAATTGATTTTGCTCGATCTGAAACTTCCCAAAGTAGATGGACTGGAAGTCCTAAAAGAAGTTAAAACTAGTGAATCGACCAAAATGATTCCTGTTGTCATACTAACATCTTCAAAGGAGGAACAAGACTTGATTCGAAGTTATTCCCTTGGAGTAAATAGTTACATCCAAAAGCCAGTCGATTTTGAACAGTTTTCCCAATCCGTAAAACAACTTGGTTTGTATTGGTTAGTTTTAAACGAGTTTCCTAATAACAAGTAA
- a CDS encoding response regulator: protein MKYKILVIEDEADMREIIQNILQMNNFQVILSNDGEDGIELAKKEIPDLILCDISMPIKNGFQVLTEIRKIDSIKSIPFIFLTGKSDRIDFRKGMNLSADDYLTKPFRKSELLNAINVRLSRTQQIYNSKNLKLRELEENMEFFLQGKNSPKIEELESLIEKLKQTANEKQSQIQNYSFINSHLLRGPVSNILGCLEIAKNNPESYLDTLKDIGKSTLELDEIIQRLNDLLNSNEQSEFSFRKSNKSQIKTVFLVDDDDIQLKITKQIFSNYFSDMNVSVFNDPAFALSKIIEETRPDKLFLDIFMPEMNGWQFVEELEKNNIKLDITILSSSIDKEDIQKAKSYNSITSYISKPITNEKIKKIFSD, encoded by the coding sequence ATGAAGTATAAAATCCTTGTTATTGAAGACGAAGCTGATATGAGGGAGATAATACAAAATATCCTCCAAATGAATAATTTCCAAGTTATACTCAGTAATGATGGAGAAGATGGAATTGAATTAGCAAAAAAAGAAATTCCAGATTTAATTCTCTGTGATATTTCGATGCCAATCAAAAATGGTTTTCAGGTACTTACAGAAATTCGCAAAATAGATTCAATAAAATCGATTCCATTTATCTTTCTTACAGGAAAATCAGACCGAATTGATTTTAGAAAAGGAATGAATTTATCTGCCGATGATTATTTAACGAAACCATTTAGAAAATCCGAACTCTTAAATGCGATTAACGTCCGTTTGTCTCGGACTCAGCAAATCTATAATTCCAAAAATTTAAAATTGAGAGAATTGGAAGAAAACATGGAGTTTTTTTTGCAAGGGAAAAATTCTCCTAAGATAGAAGAGTTAGAATCTCTCATTGAAAAATTAAAACAGACTGCAAATGAAAAACAATCCCAAATTCAAAATTACTCTTTTATAAACTCCCACTTACTGAGAGGACCTGTCTCAAATATTCTTGGTTGTTTGGAAATAGCAAAAAATAATCCAGAAAGTTATCTTGATACCTTAAAGGATATTGGAAAATCAACACTTGAGTTAGATGAAATAATCCAAAGACTCAATGATTTACTAAATAGCAATGAACAAAGTGAATTTAGTTTTAGAAAATCAAACAAAAGCCAGATAAAAACCGTATTTTTGGTAGACGATGATGATATTCAGTTGAAGATTACAAAACAAATTTTTTCAAATTACTTCTCAGATATGAATGTTTCTGTTTTTAATGATCCTGCTTTTGCACTCAGTAAAATAATTGAAGAAACTAGACCCGATAAATTGTTTTTAGATATTTTTATGCCTGAAATGAATGGTTGGCAATTTGTAGAAGAGTTGGAAAAAAATAATATTAAATTGGATATAACAATATTATCCTCATCTATTGATAAAGAAGATATTCAAAAAGCAAAGAGTTATAATTCTATCACTTCCTATATCTCCAAACCGATTACAAATGAGAAAATTAAAAAGATCTTTTCAGATTAA
- a CDS encoding response regulator, which yields MKNIKILLVEDNEDDAILEMNILQDGGYEVEYKRVETLNAVSKEMKNSEWDCIITDYALGEFNGLDVLDVYKKNELDIPFIMVSGTVGEEVAVKAMKAGIHDYIMKDNPSRFLPALERELNEAKNRKIKKNFEADLYIKEVRFQALIEQAADAFYMHDFKGIIIDVNRRACECLGYSRAELVGMNVLQIDQHLNLEKSREIWDKTLEGEAYTHYSYHYQKIGTRFPVEVRIGSCKINNEHFIVALVRDITDIKQAESRILQLNRLYSTLSYINQTIVKVREKIPLFQEICKVVVEHGGFRMAWIGLYDEEKRTVTPTTYAGHESGYLKQYNLLDLEKEAKNGPIAISIREGHSIICQNIETDNRVLPWRDDALKRGYKSVSTIPLRCNDKIIGVLLVYSSEANIFGEEYEKLLDEIGEDISFALDSIRREEEFKAEMQLKKGREEQQRRFQKMEALGQLSGGIAHDFNNVLGIIVGSLEIAEMNLQEGNINLAIERIEKTVNTALRGSEITQKLLSFSRKTNDGSEVFNPKIILENLNEILIRLLVDQELVLEINKNSSLIKCNPTDFENAILNLCINARDAVKQHGKIHIKLLSEFISDQDVFKYNLPIKSGDYVKISVQDNGIGISEENIQKVFIPFFTTKPDGKGTGLGLPNVYSFVEQSNGGIRIDSEVGKGTEVTLVFPLAGVLEEQEFEANSVKALPKNNSKKILVVDDEESLLDLIEAILTFSGYMVLRATNSNQALKILLEEKDIDLLFTDVLLPGSIDTNKLVENALNDFPDIKILLTSGFPKDLQKIKGQKFPILQKPYRTDELIKQVERLFDT from the coding sequence ATGAAAAATATAAAGATCTTACTAGTAGAGGATAACGAAGATGATGCGATACTCGAAATGAATATTCTACAAGACGGTGGATATGAGGTAGAATACAAACGAGTTGAAACGTTAAACGCTGTTAGTAAGGAAATGAAAAATAGTGAATGGGATTGTATCATCACGGATTATGCCTTAGGTGAATTTAATGGTTTAGATGTACTAGATGTTTATAAAAAAAATGAATTAGATATTCCTTTCATAATGGTTTCGGGGACTGTTGGAGAAGAAGTTGCAGTCAAAGCAATGAAAGCGGGTATTCATGATTATATCATGAAAGATAATCCTTCTAGATTTTTGCCCGCTCTTGAAAGAGAATTGAATGAAGCAAAAAATCGTAAGATAAAAAAAAATTTTGAGGCGGATTTATATATAAAGGAAGTTCGGTTTCAAGCTTTAATCGAACAAGCGGCAGATGCTTTTTATATGCACGATTTTAAAGGAATTATAATTGATGTAAACCGTCGCGCTTGTGAGTGTTTGGGATATTCGCGAGCGGAATTAGTAGGCATGAATGTTTTGCAAATTGATCAGCATTTGAATTTGGAGAAATCACGCGAAATTTGGGATAAGACTCTAGAAGGAGAGGCATATACTCATTATTCGTATCATTATCAAAAAATTGGAACTCGATTTCCTGTTGAAGTAAGAATAGGATCTTGCAAAATTAATAATGAACATTTCATAGTGGCATTGGTGCGAGACATTACGGATATCAAACAAGCCGAAAGCCGAATTCTTCAATTGAATAGGCTTTATTCCACTCTAAGTTATATCAATCAAACTATTGTTAAAGTGAGAGAAAAAATTCCTCTGTTCCAAGAAATTTGCAAAGTAGTTGTAGAGCATGGTGGATTCAGAATGGCTTGGATAGGGCTTTATGACGAGGAAAAAAGAACTGTCACTCCCACTACATATGCAGGGCATGAAAGCGGCTATCTAAAACAATACAATCTCCTTGATTTAGAGAAAGAAGCAAAAAACGGACCGATAGCAATTTCAATTCGAGAAGGGCATAGTATCATTTGCCAAAATATTGAAACGGATAACAGAGTGTTGCCCTGGCGCGATGATGCATTAAAGAGGGGTTACAAATCAGTATCCACAATCCCACTTAGATGCAATGACAAAATAATCGGTGTTCTCTTGGTATATAGTTCTGAGGCAAATATTTTTGGAGAAGAATACGAAAAACTATTAGATGAAATTGGAGAAGATATTTCCTTTGCTCTTGATTCTATCAGGCGAGAAGAAGAGTTCAAAGCAGAAATGCAATTAAAAAAAGGCAGAGAAGAACAGCAAAGACGTTTCCAAAAAATGGAAGCCTTAGGTCAGTTGTCGGGCGGGATTGCACATGATTTTAACAACGTTCTTGGCATTATTGTCGGAAGTTTAGAAATCGCAGAAATGAATCTCCAAGAAGGTAACATTAATTTGGCGATAGAAAGAATTGAAAAAACTGTGAATACTGCGCTTCGAGGTAGTGAGATCACTCAAAAGTTACTTTCCTTTTCTCGAAAAACAAATGACGGTAGTGAAGTATTTAACCCAAAGATAATTTTAGAAAATCTGAATGAGATTTTGATAAGGTTATTAGTTGATCAAGAATTAGTATTAGAAATTAATAAAAATAGCAGTTTAATTAAGTGTAATCCTACTGATTTTGAAAATGCAATTTTAAATCTTTGTATCAATGCAAGAGACGCAGTTAAGCAACATGGAAAAATTCATATCAAACTATTAAGTGAATTTATTTCTGATCAAGATGTATTTAAGTATAATCTTCCTATCAAAAGTGGAGACTATGTTAAAATTTCCGTTCAAGATAATGGAATCGGGATCAGTGAAGAAAATATACAAAAAGTATTTATTCCTTTTTTTACAACCAAACCGGATGGAAAGGGAACTGGATTAGGTCTTCCTAATGTATATAGTTTTGTAGAACAATCTAATGGTGGAATTCGAATTGATAGTGAGGTAGGCAAAGGTACAGAGGTTACTTTGGTTTTTCCTTTGGCTGGAGTTTTAGAAGAACAGGAATTTGAGGCTAATAGTGTTAAAGCTCTTCCCAAAAATAATTCTAAAAAAATTTTAGTTGTGGATGATGAAGAAAGTCTCTTGGATTTAATCGAAGCGATTTTGACGTTTTCCGGATATATGGTTTTAAGAGCTACAAACTCGAACCAGGCACTTAAAATACTTTTAGAAGAGAAAGATATTGATCTTCTGTTTACTGATGTTTTACTTCCTGGAAGTATAGACACAAACAAATTAGTTGAGAATGCTTTGAATGATTTTCCTGATATAAAAATATTATTAACTTCTGGATTTCCCAAAGATCTCCAAAAAATAAAAGGTCAAAAGTTTCCAATACTCCAAAAGCCTTATCGGACAGACGAATTAATAAAACAAGTAGAGAGGTTATTTGATACATGA
- a CDS encoding DUF2357 domain-containing protein, which produces MLSNPKKANEGSITFFPDSDRSIQLKENIRYKWKLHLQSGNYELASVDSSLQNLNKINFEVNQFKDSISGSFKVVNFIGSGYLKVNTDKILFDIVPVKFNFSEYKLLTEEISTFCEQLLLEWSSPTTHTFITNPDEEKKIVLEQFLFLKSRLSQEKLEYYSEMILRNPHRALESEWEYKDSSFGASADFFAEPIRYGKNWYRVENNNSVNVLGFLPEKILSQRKYDSYDTAPNRFLKFALEYFLNICNYVEEKKPSPTSVSESRMIKDSVEYLLSAQMFSDVGSLDYIPFNNQTLLKREGYRQILEIYNLVENAISLSWDGNREAFEGNNRGVDVLYEYWVYIKIFEILKQCKLEYVNQEKSANQFIQISKDKMLVNLKEGKETISVFIDRVRNLRIHFYYNRSFQSYNQVSVAENSYKPLKGSYSRTFRPDYTIAILPFSEELDSQKLEENAVQAGNIAYLHFDAKYRLDRLEELFQENGNQTTETDESLLKEKRLEKSSIYKSADLYKMHAYNEAIRKSVGSYIIYPGNRKYDYSKYYEILPGVGAFPMSPSRDSLEIKEFIEKVFTHQSNQFTQLYRISFFTHDTVSKRPMETLRHSYIQYPDNETLPPEDLFTLIGFVRKEEIELVKDEKIFFFHAIKDGNVIEQDSNIFKCKFFIGYSNKGETLPWYAKIKSIRLCKREELEKYRSPDIESTRGVSHYYFMKLDKPFEISSIKTINNLKPGIPIVKKWSELF; this is translated from the coding sequence TTGCTATCGAATCCCAAAAAAGCAAACGAAGGAAGCATAACTTTCTTTCCCGATTCCGATAGATCGATACAGCTTAAAGAAAATATTCGCTATAAATGGAAGTTACATTTACAAAGCGGTAATTATGAACTAGCCTCAGTAGATTCTAGTTTACAAAACTTAAATAAAATAAATTTTGAAGTCAATCAGTTTAAGGATTCTATAAGTGGAAGTTTTAAAGTAGTAAATTTTATTGGTTCAGGATATCTAAAGGTTAATACCGATAAGATTCTTTTTGATATTGTTCCTGTTAAGTTTAATTTCTCCGAATACAAATTACTAACAGAAGAAATTTCTACCTTTTGTGAACAACTTCTTCTGGAATGGTCAAGCCCTACCACTCATACATTTATTACTAATCCTGACGAAGAAAAGAAAATTGTTTTAGAGCAATTTCTATTTTTAAAAAGTAGATTATCGCAAGAAAAATTGGAATACTATTCCGAAATGATTTTAAGAAATCCACATCGAGCATTAGAATCAGAATGGGAATACAAGGATAGTTCTTTTGGGGCGAGCGCAGATTTCTTTGCAGAGCCAATTCGATATGGAAAGAATTGGTATCGAGTAGAGAATAATAATTCAGTGAATGTGTTGGGCTTCTTACCTGAAAAAATATTATCCCAAAGAAAGTATGATAGCTATGATACTGCTCCGAATCGATTTTTAAAATTTGCTTTGGAATACTTTTTAAATATTTGCAATTACGTAGAAGAAAAAAAACCTTCTCCTACTTCTGTTTCAGAATCTAGAATGATAAAAGATTCGGTTGAATACTTGTTATCCGCTCAGATGTTTTCCGATGTTGGTAGTTTAGATTATATTCCATTTAATAACCAGACTTTGTTAAAACGAGAAGGATACAGACAAATTTTAGAAATATACAATTTAGTTGAAAATGCAATTTCTCTATCTTGGGATGGAAATAGAGAAGCGTTCGAGGGTAATAATCGAGGCGTTGATGTTTTATATGAGTACTGGGTTTATATTAAAATATTTGAAATCCTAAAGCAATGTAAGTTAGAATATGTAAATCAAGAGAAAAGCGCAAATCAGTTTATTCAAATTTCTAAAGATAAGATGTTAGTCAATTTGAAAGAAGGGAAAGAAACAATTTCTGTTTTTATTGATAGAGTTAGAAATTTACGAATACATTTTTACTATAATAGATCATTTCAATCCTACAATCAAGTTTCTGTTGCGGAGAATTCCTATAAGCCTTTAAAGGGTTCTTATTCGCGCACGTTTAGACCTGATTATACAATTGCTATATTACCTTTTTCAGAAGAATTGGACTCACAGAAATTAGAGGAAAATGCAGTGCAAGCGGGTAATATTGCTTATTTGCACTTTGATGCAAAGTATAGACTTGATAGACTCGAAGAATTATTCCAAGAGAACGGAAATCAAACTACCGAGACTGACGAAAGTCTTTTAAAAGAGAAGAGACTAGAAAAATCGAGCATCTATAAAAGTGCTGACCTGTATAAAATGCATGCTTACAATGAGGCAATTCGTAAATCTGTTGGGAGTTATATCATTTATCCAGGCAATAGAAAATATGATTATTCAAAGTATTATGAAATACTTCCCGGGGTAGGAGCGTTTCCCATGTCTCCAAGTCGGGATAGTTTAGAAATAAAAGAATTTATCGAAAAAGTATTTACACATCAATCAAACCAGTTTACGCAACTCTATCGAATTTCATTTTTTACACATGACACTGTAAGTAAAAGACCAATGGAAACATTGCGACATTCTTACATTCAATATCCGGATAATGAAACTTTACCTCCAGAAGATTTATTTACTCTAATAGGTTTTGTTCGAAAAGAAGAAATTGAACTGGTAAAAGACGAAAAAATCTTTTTCTTCCATGCTATAAAAGACGGGAATGTGATTGAACAAGATAGTAATATTTTTAAATGCAAATTTTTTATTGGATATTCAAATAAAGGTGAAACCTTGCCTTGGTACGCTAAAATAAAATCGATTCGTTTGTGCAAGAGAGAGGAATTGGAAAAGTATCGTTCTCCTGACATTGAATCAACCAGAGGGGTTAGTCATTATTATTTTATGAAATTGGATAAACCATTTGAAATAAGTTCTATTAAAACAATTAATAACTTAAAACCAGGAATTCCAATAGTAAAAAAATGGAGTGAACTATTTTAG
- a CDS encoding STAS domain-containing protein has translation MSYIHKEVNGVDVVELIEAIDLYSAPPIKKFLRTLLKSENKKIIISLEKVTFIDSSGLGMLVNLLFECQQREIRIKLANVSLESKNVFRQTKMQSNFEIFDTVNEALASF, from the coding sequence ATGAGTTATATACATAAAGAAGTAAATGGTGTAGATGTGGTTGAATTGATAGAAGCGATTGACTTGTATTCAGCGCCTCCGATTAAAAAATTTTTAAGGACATTACTAAAAAGTGAGAATAAAAAAATAATTATCTCTCTGGAAAAAGTTACATTTATTGATTCATCTGGTCTTGGAATGTTGGTAAATCTTTTGTTTGAATGTCAGCAGCGTGAAATTCGAATTAAATTAGCGAACGTTAGTCTGGAGTCAAAGAACGTATTTAGACAAACGAAGATGCAAAGTAATTTTGAAATCTTTGATACAGTGAATGAAGCATTGGCATCGTTTTAG
- a CDS encoding PAS domain S-box protein, translating to MNPFYLLILESIFQFIVFYYLIRIYLSHKPSGWLAFIFAFLFIIFRNLFLLYGLFQSNDLKGLEFSLWNIYINIAIFALFVVGVRNLKLALTHFKEDLFQKSEKKWKSLVEAIPDYITIYDTDGKYLFLNHYAEGFSEKDIEGKYYYDFLMGESIIQMRAAFQRAISTKQTQYIEHSGMGDNRSIRTYNNYLVPICDSDNNESILVISRDITEKKEVEKKLQESQERFEAALTSMADAVFISDENGNFTHFNGAFAKFHRFKNIEECVKTLAEYSLFFEVYEVNGELTLFDNWAVPRALRGETATNVEHILKRKDTQETWFGTYSFAPIRNPEGKIVGSVVTARDITELKNIQKSIFENEHLLQMAYEATEMGVWRHDIVANIFYFNERCQMHHGFNKAEVKFEELTSILHPDDVVELQNAFIQAIGKEGNGKYSRQFRILHKDKGLRWLSIDAFISTEGENENKHPIFAVGTSRDITNQKNAELELEQYKNQLEKLVEERTNQLSQSLEQITAINYDLTQKEVELRSLNKELEAFSYSVSHDLRTPLRGIDGFSNLIAKKFSDLLPEEGQDYFKRIRNASQKMGILIDDLLRLSRISQMQVNKEKVDISELALTISNDLITQEPYRKGDFIIQPGITAFVDKTFIQVALQNLLSNAWKYSRNKEKTKIEFGSFEKENTTVYYIRDNGVGFDMKYSNKLFGAFQRLHSSSEFEGTGIGLATTLRVINKLGGRIWTEAEVDKGATFYFTV from the coding sequence ATGAATCCATTCTATCTATTAATCTTGGAAAGTATCTTTCAGTTCATTGTATTTTATTATTTAATACGAATCTATCTTTCACACAAGCCTAGCGGTTGGTTAGCATTTATATTTGCCTTTTTGTTCATAATATTCCGAAATCTATTTTTGCTCTATGGTCTTTTTCAATCGAATGATTTGAAAGGATTGGAATTTTCGTTATGGAATATATACATTAACATAGCCATCTTTGCTTTGTTTGTTGTTGGAGTCAGAAATTTAAAATTAGCCTTAACTCATTTCAAAGAAGATTTATTTCAAAAAAGTGAAAAAAAATGGAAGTCCTTGGTCGAGGCAATTCCTGATTATATCACCATTTATGATACAGATGGTAAATACTTATTTCTAAATCATTATGCAGAAGGATTTTCAGAAAAAGACATTGAAGGTAAATACTATTATGACTTTCTTATGGGTGAGTCAATAATCCAAATGAGAGCGGCATTTCAAAGAGCGATTTCCACAAAACAAACTCAGTATATAGAACATAGTGGTATGGGAGATAATCGAAGTATCCGCACTTACAATAATTACTTAGTTCCTATTTGCGATAGTGATAATAACGAAAGTATACTTGTCATTTCGAGAGATATTACAGAAAAAAAAGAAGTAGAAAAAAAGTTACAAGAAAGTCAGGAAAGATTTGAAGCTGCATTAACGAGTATGGCTGATGCGGTATTCATCTCAGATGAAAATGGAAATTTCACTCATTTCAATGGAGCATTTGCTAAGTTTCATCGTTTTAAAAATATTGAGGAATGCGTAAAGACATTAGCAGAGTATTCATTGTTTTTTGAAGTATATGAGGTTAATGGTGAGTTAACCCTATTTGATAACTGGGCAGTGCCCAGAGCTTTACGTGGAGAAACCGCAACCAATGTCGAACATATTCTAAAACGTAAAGACACCCAAGAGACTTGGTTCGGGACTTATAGCTTTGCTCCCATTCGAAACCCAGAAGGAAAAATCGTAGGCTCAGTCGTAACCGCTAGAGATATCACTGAATTGAAGAATATTCAGAAATCTATTTTTGAAAACGAACATCTATTGCAGATGGCTTATGAAGCAACAGAAATGGGAGTTTGGAGACATGATATTGTTGCCAATATATTTTATTTTAACGAACGATGTCAAATGCATCACGGGTTTAATAAAGCGGAAGTAAAATTCGAAGAATTAACTTCCATTTTACATCCTGATGATGTTGTAGAATTACAGAATGCATTTATTCAAGCAATCGGAAAAGAGGGAAATGGAAAGTATTCGCGACAATTTCGAATTTTGCATAAAGATAAAGGATTACGATGGTTATCCATTGATGCATTTATTTCGACAGAAGGGGAAAACGAAAACAAACATCCCATTTTTGCAGTAGGAACCAGCCGTGATATTACAAATCAAAAAAATGCCGAATTAGAATTAGAACAATATAAAAATCAATTGGAAAAATTAGTAGAAGAGAGAACCAATCAATTATCACAATCCTTAGAGCAAATAACAGCGATTAATTATGATTTAACACAAAAAGAAGTTGAGCTTAGATCGTTAAATAAAGAATTAGAGGCTTTTTCTTATTCTGTATCACATGATTTACGCACTCCACTCAGAGGTATAGATGGATTTAGTAATTTAATAGCAAAAAAATTCTCTGACCTTTTACCAGAAGAAGGGCAAGATTATTTTAAAAGAATTCGAAATGCAAGTCAAAAAATGGGAATATTGATCGATGACCTTCTGCGGCTATCTAGAATTAGCCAAATGCAGGTAAATAAAGAAAAAGTAGATATCTCTGAGTTAGCCTTAACTATCTCAAATGATTTAATTACACAGGAGCCTTATCGGAAGGGAGATTTTATCATTCAACCTGGCATAACTGCATTTGTCGATAAAACATTCATTCAAGTTGCTTTACAAAATCTCCTCTCAAATGCATGGAAGTATTCACGTAATAAAGAAAAAACGAAAATCGAATTTGGATCTTTTGAGAAAGAAAATACAACTGTCTACTATATTAGAGACAATGGGGTAGGATTTGATATGAAATATTCTAATAAGTTATTTGGTGCGTTCCAGAGACTTCATAGCTCAAGTGAATTTGAAGGCACTGGTATTGGATTAGCCACTACATTGCGAGTAATTAATAAACTAGGTGGTAGGATTTGGACAGAGGCAGAAGTTGATAAAGGTGCTACATTTTATTTTACTGTTTGA
- a CDS encoding site-specific DNA-methyltransferase, whose amino-acid sequence MKGKKSNNFEIHCGDCLKILKTFPNNSIDLIVTSPPYADRRIKTYGGVKPEEYVNWFLPIAVQLFRVIKPTGTFILNIKEKAENGERHTYVLELILELRKIGWLWTEEFIWHKKNSYPGKWPNRFRDSWERLLQFNKDRKFNMYQEAVMVPVGEWSKNRLKNLSDTDKIRDNAKNGSGFGKNISNWIDRDRVYPNNVLHLATECNNKNHSAAFPEALPEWFINLFTKEGDVVLDPFMGSGTTITVAERMFRKGIGIEILSEYYKLAETELLSKRKNLIGK is encoded by the coding sequence ATGAAAGGGAAAAAATCCAATAACTTTGAAATTCATTGCGGTGATTGCTTAAAAATATTAAAAACTTTTCCAAATAACTCTATTGATTTAATTGTGACATCTCCTCCATATGCTGACAGAAGAATCAAAACGTATGGTGGAGTTAAACCAGAGGAATATGTAAATTGGTTCTTACCGATAGCGGTGCAATTATTTCGAGTAATAAAACCAACTGGAACTTTTATTCTGAATATTAAAGAGAAAGCAGAAAATGGTGAAAGGCATACTTACGTTTTGGAACTAATCTTAGAGCTTAGAAAAATTGGTTGGTTATGGACAGAGGAGTTTATTTGGCATAAGAAAAATTCATATCCTGGAAAGTGGCCAAATCGATTTCGAGATTCTTGGGAGCGACTTTTGCAATTTAATAAAGATAGAAAATTTAATATGTATCAAGAAGCAGTAATGGTTCCTGTTGGAGAATGGTCAAAGAACAGATTAAAGAATTTAAGTGACACTGATAAAATTCGTGATAATGCAAAAAATGGAAGTGGATTTGGAAAGAATATCTCTAATTGGATTGATCGTGATAGGGTGTATCCAAATAATGTTTTGCATCTTGCAACTGAGTGTAATAATAAAAACCATAGTGCTGCATTCCCTGAAGCTTTACCAGAATGGTTCATAAATCTATTTACGAAAGAAGGAGATGTTGTTTTAGATCCATTTATGGGATCAGGTACAACGATAACTGTTGCGGAAAGAATGTTTAGAAAAGGTATTGGCATTGAAATACTTTCTGAATATTATAAATTGGCAGAGACAGAACTTCTAAGTAAAAGAAAGAATCTAATTGGAAAATAA